One segment of Pontibacter akesuensis DNA contains the following:
- a CDS encoding alpha-1,4-glucan--maltose-1-phosphate maltosyltransferase — translation MEQLEGKKRIIIESVKPEIDCGRHPAKRVVGEEFTVTADVFADGHDEVKARLLYRHTRKRKWEAVPMEFLGNDRWQATFTPESMGLHEYTIEGWVDHFYTWQKGLKKKFEAGQDITVELQIGAQLMDQSAEQAKPGQQKRLRKWAEQLRNSQSHAADVAFATGTEVSDLMNACCEKENVTTYDKILRLDVERQKALFSAWYEFFPRSAAQEAGRHGTFQDCVRLLPRIAEMGFDTIYLPPIHPIGYAYRKGKNNSVTAEPGEPGSPWAIGSEVGGHDAILPELGTLDDFRHLVHQAREQGIEIALDFAIQCSQDHPYVKDHPQWFKWRPDGTVQYAENPPKKYQDVLPVNFETEDWQNLWRELHRVLLHWINQGVYVFRVDNPHTKAFGFWEWVIAEIRRDFPQVIFLAEAFTRPRVMERLAKIGFTQSYTYYTWRNTAEELEEYMTQLTKTDMREYFRPNFWPNTPDILPYALQEGGEPAHITRLVMAATLSSNYGLYGPVYEFGINQPMPGKEEYYDSEKYEVKHWDWGRLTKIREVITLINRIRKVNPALQTTWNIAFGNADNPALVCYAKWSSDYRNKILVVANLDPHNTQSGWVQVPLNELKIPQDQQYLVHDLLTERKYTWTGEWNYVELRPHEMPVHVFRVEEASAGMGHDNLDDNWLPNDHQSNQ, via the coding sequence ATGGAACAACTCGAAGGAAAAAAGCGGATTATCATAGAAAGTGTAAAGCCTGAAATCGATTGCGGCAGGCACCCGGCCAAACGCGTGGTGGGGGAGGAGTTTACCGTAACGGCAGATGTATTTGCCGACGGGCATGACGAGGTGAAAGCGCGGCTCCTGTACCGCCACACACGCAAAAGGAAATGGGAGGCAGTGCCGATGGAGTTTCTGGGCAATGATCGCTGGCAAGCCACGTTCACGCCTGAGTCGATGGGGCTGCACGAATACACCATTGAAGGGTGGGTGGATCACTTCTACACCTGGCAGAAAGGCCTGAAGAAGAAGTTTGAAGCCGGACAGGATATCACGGTAGAACTGCAGATCGGTGCGCAACTCATGGACCAGTCGGCGGAGCAAGCGAAGCCGGGGCAGCAAAAGCGCCTGCGCAAGTGGGCCGAGCAACTGCGCAACAGCCAGTCGCATGCGGCGGATGTGGCTTTTGCCACGGGCACCGAGGTGAGCGACCTGATGAACGCCTGCTGCGAGAAAGAGAATGTCACCACCTATGATAAAATCCTGAGGCTGGACGTAGAGCGGCAAAAAGCCTTGTTCAGCGCCTGGTACGAGTTCTTCCCACGCTCGGCCGCCCAGGAAGCCGGCCGCCACGGTACGTTTCAGGACTGTGTCCGCTTGCTGCCCCGCATCGCTGAAATGGGATTCGATACCATTTACCTGCCACCCATCCACCCAATCGGGTATGCTTACCGAAAGGGCAAGAACAACTCCGTAACAGCCGAGCCGGGCGAACCAGGTTCTCCATGGGCCATTGGCTCTGAGGTTGGAGGGCACGATGCCATACTTCCTGAGCTGGGGACTCTGGATGACTTTCGCCACCTGGTGCACCAGGCGCGGGAGCAGGGAATTGAGATCGCGCTGGATTTTGCCATCCAGTGCTCACAGGACCATCCCTACGTAAAAGACCACCCGCAGTGGTTTAAGTGGCGCCCCGACGGAACAGTACAGTATGCTGAGAATCCGCCTAAGAAATACCAGGATGTGCTGCCGGTAAACTTCGAGACAGAAGACTGGCAGAACCTTTGGCGCGAACTGCACCGGGTGCTGCTGCACTGGATAAACCAGGGCGTGTACGTGTTCCGGGTAGACAATCCGCACACCAAAGCCTTCGGTTTTTGGGAGTGGGTGATTGCCGAGATCCGCAGAGACTTTCCGCAGGTGATTTTCCTGGCAGAGGCCTTTACCCGCCCACGTGTGATGGAGCGCCTGGCCAAGATTGGCTTCACGCAATCGTACACCTATTACACCTGGCGCAACACGGCCGAGGAACTGGAGGAGTACATGACGCAGCTCACCAAAACGGACATGCGCGAGTACTTCCGCCCGAACTTCTGGCCGAACACGCCGGATATTTTACCGTACGCTTTACAGGAGGGCGGCGAGCCGGCACATATCACACGCCTGGTGATGGCGGCAACGCTCTCGTCCAACTACGGCCTGTACGGCCCCGTGTATGAGTTTGGCATTAATCAGCCAATGCCCGGCAAGGAGGAGTACTATGATTCCGAGAAGTATGAGGTGAAGCACTGGGATTGGGGCAGGCTCACCAAAATTCGTGAGGTGATCACGCTTATCAACCGCATCCGCAAAGTAAACCCGGCCCTGCAAACTACCTGGAACATCGCCTTCGGCAATGCGGATAACCCGGCCCTGGTTTGCTATGCCAAGTGGAGCAGCGACTACCGCAACAAGATTCTGGTGGTGGCCAACCTGGACCCGCACAACACACAGAGTGGCTGGGTACAGGTACCACTAAACGAGTTGAAAATTCCACAGGACCAGCAGTACCTGGTGCACGACCTGCTCACTGAGCGCAAGTATACCTGGACCGGCGAGTGGAATTATGTGGAGCTGCGGCCGCATGAAATGCCGGTGCACGTGTTCCGCGTGGAAGAAGCCTCGGCGGGCATGGGCCACGATAATTTAGACGATAACTGGTTACCAAACGACCATCAATCCAACCAATAA
- the treS gene encoding maltose alpha-D-glucosyltransferase, which yields MADDKFEFDDNIHWYKDAIIYELHIKAFNDGNGDGIGDFKGLMQKLDYLEDLGVTAIWLLPFYPSPLKDDGYDIADYLSINPSYGDMQDFKAFVRAAHKRGLKVITELVINHTSDQHPWFQRARTAKPGSKFRDWYVWTDDPTKYKDVRIIFTDTEQSNWSWDPVAKQYYWHRFFSHQPDLNYDNPAVQKEVFKVLDYWFDLGVDGFRLDAVPYLFEREGTNGENLPETHDFLKQLRAHVDNKHKGKLLLAEANMWPEESASYFGDGDECHMNYHFPVMPRLFMSLKMEDRYPIIDIFNQTPAIPESCQWAMFLRNHDELTLEMVTDEERDYMYKVYTKDPQARINLGIRHRLAPLLGNDRAKIELMNVLLFSMRGTPVVYYGDEIGMGDNYYLGDRDGVRTPMQWNDNRNAGFSEANPQKLYLPVIIDPEYKYESVNVDTQNHNANSLLWWMRRIINMRKRYKAFGRGEMKFLNPSNSKVLAFIREYEDETILVIANLSRFPEAVELDLHDYKGSIPMEVFSKNKFPSIKDEPYLFTIGGHGYYWMELRPQEVPKGADGDQSKPAMKLPSLKQQLDTRTLRELESKVLPQYIWQRRWFGGKARTMQRMQVVRSMPLPLSKTGAALLFVEVSYNEGLPELYQLPVAFATGEQEEELRSGSPNSVIARVSIDSKEGILYDALYDEEFRQMLLQLMVKKKRLRQDEAELVGLSDKNVASALRKAEGPATSKILSAEQSNTSIVYDGSLFMKVYRKLDRAINPDVEVVRMLTEQVGFENTPRYLGSVEQQEPGKQPMVLMMLQELVPNQGDAWSYIGDSLKRLYERILTQTDRVKTKAAAGSFAHPLTFSEIPEEVQLQIGGAHVERVELLGQRTAEMHLALGSITNDKEFTPEEFSLHYQRSVYSSLTSLVRSNFDSLQKHLPNLPDNVRGEAEEVLQMRGEILERLKMIFAHKIDTQKIRTHGDYHLGQVLFTGKDFYIIDFEGEPARSFSERRLKRSALRDVAGMIRSFHYAAYNGLFQQEGLRREDAEYLESWAEQWYHYASGFYMHAYLEKTRGTGIIPPKEDDFETLIHTFLLEKAIYELGYELNNRPDWVLIPIRGIKYIMKKYTNG from the coding sequence ATGGCAGACGATAAATTCGAGTTTGACGATAACATACACTGGTACAAAGACGCCATCATCTACGAGCTGCACATCAAGGCTTTCAATGATGGAAATGGCGACGGCATCGGCGATTTCAAGGGCCTGATGCAAAAGCTGGATTACCTCGAGGATTTAGGTGTAACGGCCATCTGGCTGCTGCCCTTTTACCCTTCACCCCTGAAAGACGACGGCTACGACATTGCCGACTACCTGAGCATTAACCCATCTTATGGCGACATGCAGGACTTTAAGGCCTTTGTGCGGGCGGCGCACAAGCGCGGCCTGAAGGTGATCACGGAACTTGTTATCAACCACACCTCCGACCAGCACCCCTGGTTTCAGCGTGCCCGCACAGCCAAGCCAGGTTCTAAGTTCCGCGACTGGTATGTATGGACAGACGATCCGACTAAGTATAAGGATGTCCGCATCATCTTTACCGACACTGAGCAGAGCAACTGGAGCTGGGACCCCGTGGCCAAGCAGTACTACTGGCACCGCTTTTTCTCGCACCAGCCCGATTTGAACTACGACAATCCTGCTGTGCAGAAGGAAGTGTTTAAGGTGCTGGATTATTGGTTTGACTTGGGTGTGGATGGCTTCCGCCTGGATGCCGTGCCATACTTGTTTGAGCGCGAAGGCACCAACGGCGAGAACCTGCCCGAAACGCACGACTTTTTGAAGCAGCTGCGCGCCCACGTGGACAACAAGCATAAAGGCAAATTGCTGCTGGCCGAAGCTAACATGTGGCCTGAGGAATCCGCCTCATACTTTGGTGACGGCGACGAGTGCCACATGAACTACCACTTCCCGGTGATGCCGCGTTTGTTCATGTCGCTGAAGATGGAGGACCGTTACCCGATCATCGACATCTTTAACCAGACGCCTGCCATACCTGAGAGCTGCCAATGGGCTATGTTCCTGCGCAACCACGATGAGCTGACACTCGAAATGGTGACAGACGAGGAGCGGGACTACATGTATAAAGTGTACACGAAAGACCCACAGGCCCGCATTAACCTGGGCATCCGTCACCGCCTGGCCCCGCTGCTGGGCAACGACCGCGCCAAGATTGAGCTCATGAACGTGCTGCTCTTCTCGATGCGTGGTACGCCGGTGGTGTACTATGGTGATGAGATCGGCATGGGCGACAACTACTACCTTGGCGACCGCGATGGCGTGCGTACCCCGATGCAGTGGAACGACAACCGCAACGCCGGCTTCTCTGAGGCCAACCCGCAGAAACTATACTTGCCGGTCATCATCGACCCTGAGTACAAGTATGAATCGGTGAACGTGGACACGCAGAACCACAATGCCAACTCGCTGCTCTGGTGGATGCGCCGCATCATTAACATGCGCAAGCGCTACAAAGCCTTTGGCCGTGGCGAGATGAAGTTCCTGAACCCAAGCAACTCTAAAGTGCTGGCCTTTATCCGCGAGTATGAGGACGAGACGATATTGGTGATCGCCAACCTTTCGCGCTTCCCGGAAGCCGTAGAGCTGGACCTGCACGATTACAAGGGATCAATTCCGATGGAGGTGTTCAGCAAGAACAAATTCCCATCCATCAAAGACGAGCCCTACCTGTTCACCATCGGGGGGCACGGTTACTACTGGATGGAGCTTCGTCCGCAGGAGGTGCCAAAGGGCGCAGACGGCGATCAGTCGAAGCCAGCCATGAAGCTGCCAAGCCTGAAGCAGCAGCTGGACACCCGCACCCTGCGTGAGCTGGAAAGCAAAGTGCTGCCGCAGTACATCTGGCAGCGCCGCTGGTTTGGCGGAAAGGCCCGCACCATGCAGCGTATGCAGGTGGTGCGCAGCATGCCGTTACCACTAAGCAAAACCGGAGCCGCCCTACTGTTTGTGGAGGTAAGCTACAACGAAGGTCTGCCTGAGCTGTACCAGTTGCCGGTTGCCTTTGCCACGGGTGAGCAGGAGGAGGAGCTGCGCAGCGGCAGCCCAAATAGCGTGATCGCCCGCGTTTCCATCGATAGCAAAGAGGGTATTCTGTACGATGCGCTGTATGACGAGGAATTCCGCCAGATGCTGTTGCAACTGATGGTGAAGAAAAAGCGCCTACGCCAAGATGAGGCCGAGCTAGTAGGCCTAAGCGACAAGAACGTGGCATCAGCCCTGCGTAAAGCGGAGGGACCAGCCACTTCCAAAATACTCTCTGCCGAGCAAAGCAACACGTCGATTGTTTACGATGGCTCGCTGTTCATGAAAGTATACCGCAAACTCGACAGGGCCATCAACCCTGATGTAGAGGTGGTGCGCATGCTAACCGAGCAGGTTGGTTTTGAGAACACGCCGCGTTACCTGGGGTCGGTGGAGCAGCAGGAGCCAGGCAAGCAGCCGATGGTGCTGATGATGCTGCAGGAGCTCGTGCCGAATCAGGGTGATGCCTGGAGCTATATCGGCGACTCGTTGAAGCGCCTGTATGAGCGCATCCTGACGCAAACTGACCGGGTTAAAACCAAGGCCGCCGCGGGTTCCTTTGCCCATCCGCTTACCTTCTCGGAAATTCCTGAGGAGGTGCAGCTACAGATTGGCGGTGCCCACGTGGAGCGGGTAGAGCTGTTGGGGCAGCGCACGGCAGAAATGCACCTGGCGCTGGGCTCCATCACCAACGACAAGGAGTTTACGCCTGAGGAGTTCTCGCTGCACTACCAGCGCTCTGTCTACTCTTCGCTTACCTCGCTGGTGCGCAGTAACTTCGATAGCCTGCAGAAGCACCTGCCGAACCTGCCGGATAACGTGCGCGGGGAGGCAGAGGAAGTGCTGCAGATGCGCGGCGAGATTCTCGAAAGGCTGAAGATGATCTTCGCCCACAAGATTGACACGCAGAAAATCCGGACTCACGGCGATTACCACCTGGGTCAGGTGCTGTTTACCGGCAAGGACTTCTACATCATCGACTTTGAGGGCGAGCCGGCACGCTCTTTCAGTGAGCGCCGCCTGAAGCGCTCAGCCCTGCGCGATGTGGCCGGTATGATTCGCTCGTTCCACTATGCGGCCTACAATGGGCTGTTCCAGCAGGAGGGGCTGCGTCGTGAGGATGCTGAGTACCTGGAGAGTTGGGCGGAGCAGTGGTACCATTACGCCAGCGGCTTCTATATGCATGCGTACCTGGAAAAGACCAGGGGCACAGGCATCATACCGCCGAAAGAAGATGACTTCGAGACGCTCATCCATACTTTCCTGCTGGAGAAAGCAATTTATGAGCTGGGATACGAATTGAATAATCGTCCGGATTGGGTGCTCATCCCTATCAGAGGCATTAAGTACATCATGAAAAAGTATACAAATGGCTAA
- the glgB gene encoding 1,4-alpha-glucan branching protein GlgB — protein sequence MPLASRDGVQELAKVKPRGRSGAKSTTKVVEEHQDLAPELQDRPVWYATRFSDFDIHLFREGRHYALYLKLGSHPMEVSGRQGTYFAVWAPNADQVSVMGEFNGWSRDNHQLHVRLDGSGIWEGFVPGVDAGSMYKYHIKSKYNLYHAEKSDPFAFRRETPPHTASVVSDLKYEWQDQAWIDRRKNKAGQAQPISVYELHLGSWRRKPEEDNRPLTYRELAEELPGYVKHMGFTHVELMPVMHHPFNGSWGYQITGYFAAHSLLGDPEDLMYLIDKLHQHDIGVIMDWVPSHFPSDEHGLAYFDGTHLFEHADPRKGFHPDWQSYIFNYGRNEVRSFLISNALFWLDKYHVDGLRVDAVASMLYLDYSRKEGEWIPNEHGGRENLEAISFLKEFNHAVHDNFPEVLTIAEESTAWPAVTGPVENGGLGFNMKWMMGWMHDTLDYFSKDPIYRRHHQGEITFSIIYAFSERFMLPLSHDEVVHGKGSLINKMPGDEWNRFANLRALYAYMYAHPGTKLMFMGGDIAQAREWNHDSSLDWHLLEDRYHRGVQEILVELNAIYKAEPAMYRHSFSPEGFEWVDYNDAHNSVLSFLRKGDSPDDTMLVVCNFTPVVHEHYRLGVPQSGDWVQVFNSDDSRYGGSNQHNEGVLSSVPEPFHGQQYSITLKIPPMAVAYFKLRPQ from the coding sequence ATGCCCCTGGCATCGAGGGACGGTGTGCAGGAGTTGGCAAAGGTGAAGCCACGCGGCCGCAGCGGCGCTAAGAGTACAACGAAAGTAGTGGAGGAGCACCAGGATCTGGCGCCAGAGTTGCAGGACAGGCCGGTGTGGTATGCCACCCGCTTCTCTGATTTTGACATACACTTGTTTCGTGAGGGCAGGCATTACGCGCTCTACCTGAAACTGGGTTCGCACCCGATGGAGGTGAGCGGCCGCCAGGGTACTTACTTTGCCGTCTGGGCTCCCAATGCCGACCAGGTGTCGGTGATGGGAGAGTTCAACGGCTGGAGCCGCGACAACCACCAGCTGCATGTGCGCCTGGATGGCTCCGGCATCTGGGAGGGGTTTGTGCCTGGTGTGGATGCCGGCAGCATGTACAAGTACCACATCAAATCAAAGTATAACCTGTACCACGCTGAGAAAAGCGATCCCTTTGCTTTCCGCCGTGAAACGCCACCGCATACCGCCTCTGTCGTAAGCGACCTGAAGTATGAGTGGCAGGACCAGGCATGGATTGACAGGCGCAAGAACAAGGCGGGGCAGGCACAACCGATCAGTGTGTATGAACTGCACCTGGGCTCCTGGCGGCGCAAGCCAGAGGAGGACAACCGCCCACTCACGTACCGGGAACTGGCCGAGGAGTTGCCGGGCTACGTGAAGCACATGGGTTTTACGCACGTGGAGCTTATGCCCGTGATGCATCACCCGTTCAACGGCTCGTGGGGCTACCAGATTACCGGATACTTTGCCGCACACAGCCTTTTGGGCGATCCGGAAGACCTGATGTACCTGATCGACAAGCTGCACCAGCACGACATCGGGGTGATTATGGACTGGGTGCCTTCGCACTTTCCTTCTGATGAACATGGCCTTGCCTACTTTGACGGTACCCATCTGTTCGAGCACGCTGACCCGCGCAAGGGCTTCCACCCTGACTGGCAGAGTTATATCTTTAACTATGGCCGCAACGAAGTACGTTCGTTCCTCATCAGCAACGCGCTGTTCTGGCTGGACAAGTATCACGTGGACGGGCTGCGTGTGGATGCCGTGGCCTCGATGCTGTACCTGGACTATAGCCGCAAAGAAGGCGAGTGGATACCGAACGAGCATGGAGGGCGCGAGAATCTGGAGGCTATCTCCTTCCTGAAGGAGTTTAACCACGCGGTGCATGATAACTTCCCTGAGGTGCTCACCATTGCAGAGGAATCTACTGCCTGGCCAGCCGTAACGGGCCCTGTGGAGAACGGAGGCCTTGGCTTTAACATGAAGTGGATGATGGGCTGGATGCACGACACGCTGGACTACTTCTCGAAGGATCCGATCTACCGCCGCCACCACCAGGGAGAGATTACCTTCAGTATAATTTACGCCTTCTCAGAGCGCTTTATGCTGCCGCTCTCGCACGATGAAGTGGTGCACGGAAAGGGCTCCCTGATCAACAAAATGCCGGGCGACGAGTGGAACCGCTTTGCTAACCTGCGTGCCCTGTATGCCTACATGTATGCGCACCCGGGCACCAAGCTGATGTTTATGGGCGGCGATATAGCACAGGCAAGAGAGTGGAACCACGACAGCAGCCTGGATTGGCATCTGCTGGAGGACCGGTACCACCGCGGTGTGCAGGAAATTTTAGTGGAGCTGAACGCTATCTATAAGGCGGAACCGGCTATGTACCGGCACAGCTTTAGCCCCGAAGGCTTTGAGTGGGTTGATTACAACGATGCGCACAACTCAGTTCTCAGCTTCCTGCGCAAGGGAGACAGTCCAGACGATACGATGCTGGTAGTATGTAACTTCACTCCGGTGGTGCACGAGCACTATCGCCTGGGTGTACCACAGAGCGGCGATTGGGTGCAGGTATTTAACTCCGATGACAGCCGTTATGGCGGCAGTAACCAGCACAACGAAGGTGTTTTATCTTCTGTGCCCGAGCCATTCCATGGACAGCAGTACTCGATCACGCTTAAAATTCCGCCAATGGCCGTTGCTTATTTCAAGCTTCGCCCACAGTAA